One Tunturibacter gelidoferens genomic region harbors:
- a CDS encoding YdcF family protein → MIAPQSNLRSRSTTRGLLLRRLFALLLIIATAWCIWVYVQIDTVAHQDNAQPADAIAVFGAAEYLGHPSPVLHARLDHAVELYRKQIAPLVITLGGGTDKDSGNTEGGVGRDYLLANGIPFANIIAETRSIDTEQQVHRLAAIARENNLHHIVVVSDGTHLFRIRQLCEDAGLDVYTSPRPLLGHISNYDLTMRYVHEIISYTALRLNVNVSFLHSWLEGKPDV, encoded by the coding sequence ATGATCGCGCCTCAATCCAATCTGCGCAGCAGAAGCACAACCCGCGGTCTCCTCCTGCGCCGCCTCTTCGCGCTTTTGCTCATCATCGCCACAGCCTGGTGCATCTGGGTCTACGTGCAGATCGACACCGTCGCCCATCAGGACAACGCGCAGCCCGCCGACGCCATCGCCGTCTTCGGAGCGGCGGAGTATCTCGGCCATCCATCCCCCGTCCTTCACGCTCGTCTCGACCACGCCGTCGAGCTCTACCGCAAACAGATCGCCCCGCTCGTCATCACCCTCGGCGGCGGCACCGACAAAGACTCCGGCAACACCGAAGGCGGCGTCGGCCGCGACTACCTCCTCGCCAACGGCATTCCCTTCGCCAACATCATCGCCGAAACCCGCTCCATCGACACCGAGCAGCAGGTCCACCGCCTCGCCGCCATCGCCCGCGAAAATAATCTCCACCACATCGTCGTCGTCTCCGACGGCACCCATCTCTTCCGCATCCGCCAACTCTGCGAAGACGCCGGTCTCGACGTCTACACCTCACCGCGCCCCCTGCTCGGCCACATCAGCAACTACGACCTCACCATGCGTTATGTGCACGAGATCATCAGCTACACGGCCCTCCGGCTGAATGTGAACGTAAGCTTCCTGCACAGCTGGCTCGAAGGCAAACCCGACGTCTAG
- a CDS encoding TlyA family RNA methyltransferase — MSNPIQLQRTKSPKSRIDKFLVDHGHAASRERAQALILAGRVLVDEQRIDKPGTPVSSDAVIRLLGSDLKYVSRGGLKLERALAHWSIDLTNLPCVDIGASTGGFTDCMLQNGAQSVLAIDTGYGQIAQKLRDDPRVTLRERTNARLLTPGELLIPHTLTPSFIAMDVSFISATLVLPAVLAALSTPDQSWQGTTIILVKPQFEAGRANIGKGGIVRDPDARQAAIERVRECVIEQHGTAIDLIDSPILGMEGNHEYLLHTRFL, encoded by the coding sequence ATGAGCAATCCCATCCAGCTCCAGCGCACCAAGTCACCAAAGTCCCGCATCGACAAGTTCCTCGTCGATCACGGCCACGCAGCCTCCCGCGAGCGCGCACAAGCTCTCATCCTCGCAGGCCGCGTCCTCGTCGATGAGCAGCGCATCGACAAACCCGGTACTCCTGTCTCCTCCGATGCAGTAATCCGCCTCCTCGGCTCCGACCTCAAATACGTCAGCCGCGGCGGCCTCAAACTCGAGCGCGCCCTCGCCCACTGGTCCATCGACCTCACCAACCTCCCCTGTGTCGACATCGGTGCCTCCACCGGCGGCTTCACCGACTGCATGCTCCAAAACGGCGCACAATCTGTCCTGGCTATCGACACCGGCTACGGCCAGATCGCTCAAAAACTGCGCGACGATCCCCGAGTCACTCTCCGCGAGCGAACCAACGCGCGCCTTCTCACCCCAGGCGAACTCCTCATACCCCACACGCTCACCCCATCCTTCATCGCGATGGACGTCTCCTTCATCTCCGCGACCCTCGTCCTCCCCGCAGTCCTCGCAGCCCTCAGCACTCCCGATCAATCCTGGCAGGGCACCACCATCATCCTCGTCAAGCCCCAGTTCGAAGCCGGTCGTGCCAACATCGGCAAGGGCGGCATCGTCCGAGATCCCGACGCCCGCCAGGCCGCCATCGAGCGCGTTCGCGAGTGCGTCATTGAGCAGCACGGCACCGCCATCGACCTCATCGACTCTCCCATCCTCGGCATGGAAGGCAACCACGAGTACCTCCTCCACACCCGCTTCCTCTAG
- a CDS encoding TrmH family RNA methyltransferase, whose amino-acid sequence MQTPELVVSSRANARVKQLRAAFQGHARLSGGMVAIEGDHLLEEALRSGMVLKTVFVSERRTVPGIVPRGVEVLRLTDEVFGSVVETQSPQGVAALMVPPVRTLADLFEGSGAALILIAAGVQDPGNLGTLVRSAEAFGASGVLTTPGTVSAWNQKALRASVGSVFRVPVVGVTAAEVAELKGRGVRLIAAVGVEDFGVVAAREMDFAVDCAVMIGNEGSGLAAEWLEMCDGRVTIPCPGPVESLNAAVAGSLLLYEASRQRGV is encoded by the coding sequence ATGCAGACTCCGGAGTTGGTGGTTTCGAGCAGGGCGAATGCGCGGGTGAAGCAGCTGCGGGCGGCGTTTCAGGGCCATGCGCGGTTGAGTGGCGGGATGGTCGCGATTGAAGGTGATCATCTGCTGGAAGAAGCTCTGCGGAGCGGGATGGTGCTGAAGACGGTGTTTGTGAGTGAGCGGCGGACGGTGCCGGGGATTGTACCGCGTGGGGTTGAGGTGCTGCGGCTGACGGACGAGGTGTTTGGGAGTGTGGTGGAGACTCAGTCGCCGCAGGGGGTGGCGGCTTTGATGGTGCCGCCTGTGAGGACTTTGGCGGATTTGTTTGAAGGCTCGGGGGCCGCTTTGATTTTGATTGCGGCGGGAGTGCAGGATCCGGGGAATCTGGGGACTCTGGTGCGGTCGGCGGAGGCGTTTGGGGCGAGTGGGGTGTTGACGACGCCGGGGACAGTGAGTGCGTGGAATCAGAAGGCGCTGCGGGCCAGCGTGGGGAGTGTGTTTCGTGTGCCGGTGGTTGGGGTGACTGCTGCGGAGGTTGCGGAGTTGAAGGGACGTGGGGTTCGGTTGATTGCTGCTGTGGGGGTGGAGGATTTTGGCGTGGTTGCGGCGCGGGAGATGGATTTTGCGGTGGATTGCGCGGTGATGATCGGGAATGAAGGGAGTGGGTTGGCGGCGGAGTGGTTGGAGATGTGCGATGGGCGGGTAACGATTCCCTGCCCCGGGCCGGTGGAGAGCTTGAATGCTGCGGTGGCGGGTAGCCTGTTGTTGTATGAGGCAAGTCGACAGAGGGGTGTTTGA
- a CDS encoding replication-associated recombination protein A produces the protein MSLFDASPMATPAARGRQAPLAERMRPRTLAEYVGQEHLLGPGKPLRLAIEGDDPTSMIFWGPPGTGKTTLAKIIAQMTQASFIEFSAVLSGIKEIKNVMVEAEKAASFGSRTILFVDEIHRFNKAQQDAFLPYVERGTIRLIGATTENPSFEINAALLSRCRVYTLVALTEEQVVGLLQRALVDVERGLGASGVEADEEALATIASYSSGDARNGLNALDVAAKLAEGRGEKLITKTLAAEALQRRVLLYDKKGEQHYDIISALHKSVRNSDPDAAMYWLGRMLEAGEDPMYCARRIVRMAVEDIGLAAPEALNLCLSARDAMHFLGHPEGELALAQAVVYLALAPKSNAVYTAYGAVKADIEATAAEPVPLHLRNAPTKLMKSLDYGKDYQYAHDVDGRVADMECLPAGLAGRRYYHPTNEGREKLLAQRMEEISRIISRNRGRKREP, from the coding sequence ATGAGTTTGTTTGATGCTAGTCCGATGGCCACTCCGGCTGCGCGTGGGCGGCAAGCGCCGTTGGCGGAGAGGATGCGGCCGCGGACGCTTGCGGAGTATGTCGGGCAGGAGCATCTGTTGGGGCCAGGCAAGCCGCTGCGGTTGGCGATTGAAGGGGATGATCCTACGTCGATGATCTTCTGGGGGCCTCCGGGCACGGGGAAGACTACGCTGGCGAAGATTATTGCGCAGATGACGCAGGCCAGCTTTATTGAGTTCTCTGCGGTGTTGAGTGGGATCAAAGAGATTAAGAACGTGATGGTGGAGGCGGAGAAGGCGGCGAGCTTCGGCTCGCGGACGATTCTGTTTGTGGATGAGATTCATCGTTTCAACAAGGCGCAGCAGGATGCATTTCTGCCTTATGTGGAGCGGGGGACGATCCGGTTGATCGGGGCTACGACGGAGAATCCTTCGTTTGAGATTAATGCGGCGCTGCTGTCGCGGTGCAGGGTTTATACGCTGGTCGCGTTGACGGAGGAGCAGGTGGTTGGGCTGCTGCAGCGGGCGTTGGTGGATGTTGAGCGTGGGCTGGGAGCGAGTGGCGTTGAGGCGGATGAAGAAGCGCTGGCTACGATTGCTTCTTATTCCAGTGGGGATGCGCGGAATGGATTGAATGCGCTGGATGTGGCGGCAAAGCTTGCGGAGGGACGCGGAGAAAAGCTGATCACGAAGACGCTTGCCGCGGAGGCGCTGCAGCGCAGGGTGTTGCTGTACGACAAGAAGGGCGAGCAGCACTATGACATTATCTCGGCCCTGCATAAGAGTGTAAGGAACTCGGACCCGGATGCGGCGATGTACTGGCTGGGTCGGATGCTGGAGGCTGGGGAAGATCCGATGTACTGCGCGCGGCGGATTGTGCGGATGGCGGTGGAGGATATTGGGTTGGCGGCTCCGGAGGCGTTGAATCTTTGTTTGAGCGCGCGGGATGCGATGCACTTTCTGGGGCATCCGGAGGGGGAGCTGGCGTTGGCGCAGGCGGTGGTTTATCTGGCGCTGGCACCTAAGTCGAATGCGGTTTATACGGCTTATGGAGCGGTGAAGGCGGATATTGAAGCTACGGCTGCGGAGCCGGTGCCGCTGCATCTGCGGAATGCTCCGACGAAGTTGATGAAGTCGCTCGACTACGGCAAGGACTATCAGTACGCGCATGATGTAGATGGTCGCGTGGCTGATATGGAGTGTCTGCCGGCGGGACTTGCGGGGCGGCGCTACTATCATCCGACGAATGAAGGACGGGAGAAGCTGCTGGCGCAGCGGATGGAAGAGATTTCACGGATCATTTCACGGAACAGGGGACGAAAGCGGGAGCCGTAA
- a CDS encoding DUF92 domain-containing protein produces the protein MDEEIQGSLRDEHWTKAIPRARDRRQSGWLVWVMVPLLVLGGAWSGLSAVAAGSVRSLLFPVVFSVGFAGLVWMLRSATLPAAGVGLLVCLISALVVVRVPIGSGVFARPALSALITLFVLTFAATRFGRRRKEARGLAEARSGRRASQVVANLGVAALCAAMGRYSVGWYGGCLAALAEATADTVSSEVGQALGGPTWLITKLRRVRAGRDGGVSLAGSLSGVVGAGLVVLVGSRGFANWTDAGVVFAAACAGLVFDSVLGATVEEWGWVGNDLVNFLSTLFAAGLAWLWL, from the coding sequence ATGGACGAGGAAATACAAGGATCTCTGAGAGATGAGCACTGGACAAAGGCGATTCCGAGGGCGCGAGACCGGAGGCAGTCCGGGTGGCTGGTTTGGGTGATGGTCCCTTTGCTGGTGCTGGGAGGGGCGTGGAGCGGTCTTTCGGCGGTCGCGGCGGGTTCGGTACGGTCGCTTCTCTTCCCTGTTGTGTTCAGCGTGGGGTTTGCGGGGTTGGTGTGGATGCTGCGGTCGGCTACGCTGCCGGCGGCCGGGGTGGGACTGCTGGTGTGTCTCATTTCAGCGCTGGTGGTGGTGAGAGTGCCGATCGGCTCTGGAGTTTTTGCGAGACCTGCCTTGTCTGCCTTGATTACGTTGTTTGTGCTGACTTTCGCCGCGACTCGATTCGGCAGGCGGAGAAAAGAGGCACGTGGTCTGGCGGAGGCTCGGAGCGGCAGGCGCGCCTCGCAGGTGGTGGCGAATCTTGGAGTCGCGGCGTTGTGCGCGGCTATGGGACGATATAGCGTGGGATGGTATGGCGGGTGTCTGGCGGCGCTGGCCGAGGCTACGGCGGATACTGTGTCGTCGGAGGTTGGGCAGGCGCTGGGTGGACCGACCTGGTTGATCACGAAGCTTAGACGGGTGCGGGCGGGAAGAGATGGGGGCGTGAGTCTTGCGGGGAGTTTGAGTGGGGTGGTGGGTGCGGGGCTGGTGGTCTTGGTGGGATCGCGTGGGTTTGCGAACTGGACGGATGCGGGTGTTGTGTTCGCGGCTGCTTGTGCGGGGTTGGTGTTTGATAGTGTGCTGGGGGCTACGGTGGAGGAGTGGGGGTGGGTGGGGAATGATCTGGTTAACTTTTTATCGACTTTGTTTGCTGCGGGCTTGGCTTGGTTGTGGCTTTGA
- a CDS encoding L-threonylcarbamoyladenylate synthase gives MTAETLRIHPDEPEPALIEYVVASLNNGNVVALPTDTFYGLAVDPVNLQAVDRIYDLKARARHKPLSLLIAEVAQAYEIARQLDSAFDRLAEKFWPGPLTIVVKAGSRLPLRVTANTGNLALRVPEAAIPRAVVTRLGLPITATSANLAGFPECAYASGVLEQLGDKIPLIVDGGPTARTTATTIVDLSGGGNSWMILREGAIPTHEIALALQH, from the coding sequence TTGACGGCCGAAACACTCCGTATCCATCCCGACGAGCCCGAACCAGCGCTCATCGAATACGTCGTCGCCAGCCTCAACAACGGCAACGTCGTCGCCCTCCCCACCGACACCTTCTACGGTCTCGCCGTCGATCCCGTCAATCTCCAGGCCGTCGATCGTATCTACGACCTCAAAGCCCGCGCTCGCCACAAACCTCTCTCGCTCCTCATCGCCGAGGTAGCCCAGGCCTACGAGATTGCCCGCCAGCTCGACTCCGCCTTCGACCGCCTCGCCGAAAAGTTCTGGCCCGGTCCGCTCACCATCGTCGTCAAAGCAGGCTCCAGGCTTCCCCTCCGCGTCACCGCCAACACCGGCAACCTTGCCCTCCGCGTCCCCGAAGCCGCCATCCCCCGCGCTGTCGTCACCCGCCTCGGCCTTCCCATCACCGCTACCTCCGCCAACCTCGCCGGCTTTCCCGAGTGCGCCTACGCCAGCGGCGTCCTCGAGCAGCTCGGCGATAAGATCCCCCTCATCGTCGACGGCGGCCCCACCGCCCGCACCACCGCCACCACCATCGTCGATCTCTCCGGCGGCGGCAACTCCTGGATGATCCTCCGCGAAGGAGCCATCCCCACCCACGAGATCGCCCTCGCCCTCCAGCACTAG
- a CDS encoding anti-sigma factor, protein MSEPRRITSEDLALFAMQLLPPEEMAEIAAYVERSGEARRELAEIQGDLAVYAHTVEMQSPSAEARERLMKQVGREKKAIPIDRSAETAAVASSSASVAANEEFGRGAGSIYSTEEEPPRRGFAGKVLPWVGWAVAAGLAVAAGDLYKERETLRSAVTEQTSRIDHLTADAAAARQVLDAITDSSALRVTLNVKGAPPAVPQGRATYVASKGTLIFLAANLQPLQPSKTYELWLIPAGEGQNPIPAGTFRPDARGNASVIMPPLPKGVEAKAFGVTVEDEGGAATPTLPIILVGAAAGE, encoded by the coding sequence ATGAGCGAGCCACGGCGTATCACATCAGAAGATCTGGCGTTGTTTGCCATGCAGCTGCTTCCACCAGAAGAGATGGCGGAGATTGCAGCTTATGTGGAGCGGTCCGGGGAGGCGCGGCGGGAGTTGGCCGAGATTCAAGGCGATCTCGCAGTGTATGCCCATACGGTGGAGATGCAGTCGCCGTCTGCAGAGGCTCGCGAGCGGTTGATGAAGCAGGTGGGCCGCGAGAAGAAGGCAATTCCGATCGATCGTTCTGCCGAGACTGCCGCTGTTGCCAGTTCGAGTGCGAGCGTTGCTGCGAACGAAGAGTTTGGACGCGGGGCAGGAAGCATCTACTCGACTGAGGAAGAACCACCGAGGCGCGGGTTTGCCGGCAAGGTGCTGCCGTGGGTCGGCTGGGCAGTTGCTGCCGGTCTTGCCGTGGCAGCGGGCGATCTTTACAAGGAGCGGGAGACGCTTCGCAGCGCTGTGACCGAGCAGACCAGCAGGATCGATCACCTGACCGCGGATGCGGCGGCGGCGCGCCAGGTTCTGGATGCGATCACCGACAGCTCCGCGCTGAGAGTGACGCTGAACGTGAAGGGCGCGCCACCCGCTGTTCCGCAAGGCAGAGCGACCTATGTTGCGAGCAAGGGAACGCTGATCTTCCTGGCGGCGAATCTTCAACCGCTGCAGCCGTCGAAGACGTATGAGCTCTGGCTGATTCCGGCCGGCGAGGGTCAGAATCCGATTCCGGCGGGTACGTTCCGTCCGGACGCGCGCGGAAATGCCAGTGTGATTATGCCGCCGCTGCCTAAGGGCGTCGAGGCGAAGGCGTTCGGTGTGACCGTGGAGGATGAGGGCGGAGCGGCGACACCGACTCTGCCGATTATCCTGGTCGGCGCGGCTGCCGGCGAGTAA
- a CDS encoding RNA polymerase sigma factor has translation MYRETGLVNSPPPSGQDDSVLLGLVQRGDEYAMAALFDRYSKVVYSVALRVLRDPAAAEDVLQEIFMQIWRNPDGFVATRGSLGGWLAVVSRNRSIDALRRKRPMESVDDMSLASNYNLANEAERNSLMEKARAVINLLPVEQRKTLEMAFFDGLTHSEIAEMTGDPLGTVKTRIRSALTSLRKAFPA, from the coding sequence ATGTACAGAGAAACGGGACTCGTGAATTCACCACCACCCTCGGGGCAGGACGACTCTGTTCTGCTTGGCCTTGTGCAGAGGGGGGACGAGTACGCCATGGCGGCGCTGTTCGACCGCTATTCGAAGGTTGTGTACTCGGTGGCCCTTCGGGTCCTCCGCGACCCGGCCGCGGCGGAGGACGTGCTCCAGGAAATATTCATGCAGATCTGGCGTAATCCTGATGGCTTTGTTGCAACTCGCGGAAGTCTTGGCGGCTGGCTCGCGGTGGTATCGAGAAATCGGTCGATCGATGCACTGCGAAGGAAGCGCCCGATGGAATCGGTCGACGATATGTCGCTGGCTTCGAACTACAATCTTGCGAACGAAGCGGAACGAAATAGTTTGATGGAGAAGGCAAGAGCGGTGATCAATCTGCTGCCGGTGGAGCAGCGGAAGACGCTGGAGATGGCATTTTTTGATGGGTTGACGCACTCTGAGATCGCGGAGATGACGGGCGATCCACTGGGTACAGTGAAGACAAGAATCCGCAGCGCGCTGACCTCGCTGAGAAAGGCGTTCCCAGCATGA
- a CDS encoding YncE family protein, with amino-acid sequence MHLASIEAKGSTQSRSHLRHVRSATQTLRSTLSFAAVVAVLALSLGLLSGCGNNYRPVVSAINPVGPAAQPQKFAVAISSTGTATNPQPGLLTFVDFSGDTILITANVGVDPYYLILNGGTTTNSNASTGFTLNSDHTFTSFDIDTQLLTSQILQTTLLPGASPVAILPEGINTYVTDPTINPGQGVISQFTGSPLALRQQLNPAPPLAPCPTSTPFTPVYTVGVASAPRVYAISKPVSGGCVGQVSTIETASNTIDPAAIAVGLDPVYGVMTADAKRAFILNQGDGTVSVINAQTNALDTVPPGATNPIALCIAPACTNPATANPLWADFAPVRNEVVVANAGDGVNPGSLSVISIPLCSATAQVGNPNCDLNNPVDAIGFGTVVATVPVGVNPVMVGVLQDTTNSRAYVVNKGNTSLPCAAPGVAVTAVTTTCTVSVINLSTNTVIATIPLPLSLSPNASTPANNGHPNYIAVTSGTPTGKVYVVSPDSNFMTVIRTDTDVIDTTVPLQGGGVAVRVTQP; translated from the coding sequence TTGCACTTAGCAAGTATCGAAGCAAAAGGATCCACTCAGTCGCGGTCGCACCTGCGCCACGTTCGGTCTGCAACTCAGACCCTCCGGTCTACACTCAGCTTCGCAGCCGTCGTCGCCGTCCTGGCCCTGAGCCTGGGATTGCTCAGTGGTTGCGGCAACAACTACCGCCCCGTCGTCAGCGCCATCAACCCCGTCGGCCCCGCCGCCCAGCCGCAAAAGTTCGCCGTAGCCATCTCCAGCACCGGCACCGCGACCAATCCTCAACCCGGTCTGCTGACCTTCGTCGACTTCTCGGGAGACACCATCCTCATCACGGCCAATGTAGGCGTGGATCCCTACTACCTCATCCTGAACGGTGGAACCACCACGAACTCGAACGCGAGCACCGGATTCACGCTCAATAGCGACCACACCTTCACCAGCTTCGACATCGACACCCAGCTGCTCACCAGCCAGATCCTCCAGACCACACTGCTCCCCGGCGCCAGCCCGGTCGCAATCCTTCCCGAAGGCATCAACACCTACGTTACCGACCCCACCATTAATCCCGGACAGGGTGTCATCTCGCAGTTCACCGGCTCCCCCCTTGCACTCCGCCAGCAGCTCAATCCTGCTCCTCCTCTCGCCCCCTGTCCGACCTCGACCCCTTTCACCCCCGTCTATACCGTCGGAGTGGCGAGTGCACCGCGCGTCTACGCCATCAGCAAGCCTGTTAGCGGCGGCTGCGTAGGTCAGGTCTCCACTATCGAAACGGCCAGCAATACCATCGACCCCGCGGCGATCGCCGTCGGTCTGGACCCCGTCTACGGTGTGATGACAGCCGACGCCAAGCGCGCCTTCATCCTCAACCAGGGCGACGGCACCGTCTCGGTTATCAACGCGCAGACCAACGCGCTCGACACTGTCCCGCCAGGCGCAACCAATCCCATCGCACTCTGCATCGCCCCTGCATGCACCAATCCCGCGACGGCCAACCCACTCTGGGCAGACTTCGCACCCGTTCGCAACGAAGTCGTTGTGGCCAACGCAGGCGATGGCGTCAACCCGGGCTCGCTCAGCGTCATCAGCATCCCTCTCTGCTCGGCGACTGCTCAGGTCGGCAACCCAAACTGCGACCTGAATAATCCCGTCGACGCCATCGGCTTCGGCACCGTCGTCGCGACCGTTCCAGTCGGCGTCAACCCGGTCATGGTCGGCGTCCTGCAGGACACCACCAACAGCCGCGCCTACGTCGTCAACAAGGGAAACACGAGCCTGCCCTGCGCAGCTCCTGGCGTTGCCGTCACAGCCGTCACCACCACCTGCACGGTCTCGGTGATTAATCTCAGCACGAACACCGTCATCGCGACCATCCCACTTCCTCTTAGCCTCAGCCCAAACGCATCTACCCCGGCCAACAACGGCCATCCGAACTACATCGCTGTCACCAGCGGCACCCCCACTGGCAAGGTCTACGTCGTATCGCCGGACTCCAACTTCATGACCGTCATCCGCACCGATACGGACGTCATAGACACCACCGTCCCGTTGCAGGGTGGAGGAGTCGCGGTTCGCGTCACCCAACCTTAG